One Kribbella sp. NBC_00662 genomic region harbors:
- a CDS encoding amino acid adenylation domain-containing protein, with protein MRSGADRPAISTGPALMIPAGYPRDLPSALLRAARDFSAAGVVEIGPDGRETKLDFPTLLELAARILAGLRANGVRAGDPAVVHCTEPVGFFAAFWACTLGGIRPLLVAPNPGGDRTEEGRERLRKITDLLGWTVLIGRPSDLPNDLGLPVLDPDAMAGHEPTSDFHRPAADDVAVLMLSSGSTGTPKIVQLTHRGLVEFAAGTPAMLPVRPGQTTLNWLPLDRSGAFLLYHLLPVFTGCTNIHVNTDWVLANPLRWLDLMDQHRVNHSWSPNFGYRLATAAVAGEPDRHWDLSALRSLVSGGEQITVPVMSEFLRVTNRFGVVPETFVAAWGMTETVTGITFARPGLTPNVHRVRIPPTGVVEWVDQRPSSGKVAVARPGKTRTEVPGVLSLVSVGAPAPGTTVRIVAPNGAVLPEGRIGQLQVASARVTPGYLGNLEADRTAFPVGNWPARKWLATGDQGFITGGQVVITGRDSERIIMSGKLHYAHDIESVATTVVGAEHGLVAACGVADEETGTDRLVVFYALTPDSVPGMDQAIRSLIQTRLGLRAEVVGVPRRDFPTTPGGKILRPLLKQRWIDGTLLQPPAAPHVEPAGATPHSGPTGQGPSATPETTPYADEDPSERTTELPVVRLAWKRELQNSIPTPPSRPTLGTPTPPPDPANAAAQPSAAPNAAAQPSAAPNVAAQASAAPDAAAQASAAPDAAAQASAAPNAALADHAATAPAPTEPVPPVESPESATAATNPPASAEPADAATQASAAPNAAPADHTATALAPTDPALTEDSPESATAATDPAPTEVASESAESAPATTEPAAYDDAPAAELASSDPAADQPTTDEPTGNEATADEATADEATADEATAHEATAHDPTADEPTAQESGADEATADEATADEATAHEATAHDPTADEPTAQESGADEATADEATAHDPTADEPTAQESGASAQPVSDGPASDPSASAASGPELSVPEPSDAEPPTAVLTRIDPTATKAPEEPSAASVAGAASTQTTRHDPAPTSAADAIPADHPAGDATEVPATEAASADADSADAASSSQAPTDAAETPALSEFMSPTAGPETATSPAAEPTTAADAEPTTAADAAPETDGNPTAETAEPVEPSAPEAPEATAESAGEHESDPTQSGQATAASAPEAAVPTTEPEVRRDQPEPAPQHVGSEPAQSSSDATAAPEPSQEQSASKTSPATESSATAAPVVPGADAKADSEQTGPATGVGPDSEATETPAAEAEVSATESETVADTASDHDAVAEATDEAAGSETVAEATSDREAATEQTSSDVGTAAMDAASAAVDDVQEPGSDESTVARVVSDDSDDEPSPEEQPALASAETQAADLEDGETEPTAPSTNADEPEQTDRAQAEQDREYVDTQADAAEDDRENEAPSDEQAATDSSEVESDGVPTDADVAEADEVGADEVRADETQADETQADEAEVDEAEVDEAEVDEATSGEVSEVSDGVAAQAAAVVDEASDGQHDAAVVEAVESGTGESEEAASDEAAVAVSAEAEVTAPGEAGATAAGDLDAAEAGSAEGADVEEVGDGDAEVAAVASAATTAPAGATEAPAEASAAVAATEAGAREAGVAEVGAQAVGAAEVGTHVGADEAGAEVRAAEAGVAVRVAEAGGSRVEAGVVEPVAVVGLAGRFPGGEGVEQFWENLVGGVESVRRFSPEEVGQGDGAVAVSGVLEHVESFDARFFGLSDREAELMDPAQRLFLEVCHQALEHGGYAGTSGRVGVFAGSGMNLYHRQHQSRDSLATRVAYRLGLTGPAIGVQSAWSSSLVAVHLACQALRSGDADLALAGAAAVQVPQATSYHPTPESILSPSGHVRAFAADADGTVGGNGVAAVLLKRLDQALADGDTVYAVIRGTAVSNADAPSGNQVELIERALERAGFDADSLSYIEANGIGSPTADAAELRSLTTALRRHTDKVGFCTIGSVKPNIGHLDSAAGMAGLIKTILMLQHRMLVPTINYSAPNPSLALDGSPFVIGTEARDWTVDGTTLRAGVSAIDAGGTNALVILEEAPRQIRRGDDGPVVLPLSAPDPDALADLVELYRTDLEHGTGHRLIDLAGTAALGRPAHRHRIAVAGGTEAELVEALGSAQATEVPRGGPGPLGYAFTGQGAARRGMAAGLAARFPVFRSVLDECDRVYHEETGGSLLELLLTPAAGTAEGVWPTETAQPALFAFELALARLWQSFGVQPALVVGHSVGEYAALCVAGALSLQDGVRLTAKRGELMQRGTVPGAMVSVRADADRVREIARTAGVEVAAGNGPQSFVLTGSEVIVGQLAAQLDRLEVAWQRLDVDRAFHSSLVDPILADFAEIVGEITLKPLRTPMVSSWSGDLLESGTVLDGDYLVGQLRQPVLFGDAVEAVTAAGCRRFLELGPDAVLSPAGRRIAPNSTWIPAQRLGQDPVLATMNGLAELYEQGTEIAWAKVYPDGGRVPLPTYPFRRVYHPVDPSVTVVVGPGTAVAGDNNAVAARQPNAFERAARAQSPVFEPPSNAAVKRIPLDPPTQPVEPEPTVVEESERSPFALPAETHAIDADYLTQAGSLSGSEAERYRESLNVVLDSTCEQLNLDPYDLTVDHTFAELGATPAKMAPVIDEINSRFEAELTPDDLFLTYTTPHKLATAVAVQTAEPEADEEPVENAEPADEVGADGVAAGETAVESTDEVEQPAHRDPRAALAVLGSGLAELAAKVDEAAAATSEAELPGSGMAALMSQQLRVAGQLVDGVTQLMREQLALLGDQPDDTDQPNDAHQAEDTDQAEDTDQAKDTDQAEQTEPAVEEPGRQQDDSWVDDELELTAQRQASADQRRADLAYWNGILAGAEPLVLPADHVRPPGDDTVASVKQELEEELGDAVFAFSRERKLSPVMTMLAAVATILGRFAAQEDVTIGSALTRPKGDTSTAPRRALPLRIDLSGEPDLGELAQRVRDITAGAFDHAGADLAVLERDPLFQIVVEFEDGDDDLPATVDLRFRLTHHGAGITCTADYRPGLFEQSTIERLLGYLAEVLRRATTRPEFRIPELVVPIEDDLRALRELEGDVDPSGPIGRVRRDAVVAGELSGLHTLFEQQVARTPDAIALVQGNRELTYAELDRRSNAVAWQLVDLGVKPGQLVAVRVARGTEMVVAVLAVLKSGAAYLPLDPGVPESRWGFMVQDAAAVALVGDDAALADRLGLRLVPVAAADGDPRARQAPPVRAAADDVAYCIYTSGSTGNPKGVIVPHRGPVNLVRHYLRTRRSLRTLQWTSFGFDVHVQEMFTTLASGAALVLIGEDDRYDPDAVVAALRDHRVERLFMAFSPLTALLATMRRLPELPALREIVAGGEAMVLTHKVRDFLDAHPDCRLFNEYGPAEASIVTTIHEVDPAEDRPSIGRPIEGVVVRLLDAALRPVPVGAVGEIHLGGAAVAQGYIGRPEETEHAFVPDPGHPGARLYRSRDLGRWRADGMLEYLGRADDQVKIRGHRVEPGETEHVLADQPGVVDAVVVAQANPGGDICLIGYVVLEDSDPAVLARLMLDLGKELPIYLVPADLIPIEELPLDDNGRLDRSRLPEPEWLNPK; from the coding sequence GTGAGAAGTGGTGCAGACCGGCCGGCGATCTCCACCGGGCCGGCACTGATGATTCCCGCGGGGTATCCGCGCGACCTGCCGAGCGCCCTGCTGCGCGCCGCGCGCGACTTCAGCGCTGCCGGCGTGGTCGAGATCGGGCCGGACGGCCGCGAGACCAAACTCGACTTCCCGACCCTGCTCGAGCTCGCCGCCCGGATACTGGCCGGCTTGCGCGCGAACGGCGTACGCGCCGGTGATCCCGCGGTCGTGCACTGCACCGAGCCGGTCGGTTTCTTCGCCGCGTTCTGGGCCTGCACGCTCGGCGGCATCCGTCCGCTGCTGGTAGCGCCGAACCCGGGCGGTGACCGGACCGAGGAAGGCCGCGAGCGGCTCCGCAAGATCACCGACCTGCTCGGCTGGACGGTCCTGATCGGCCGCCCGTCCGACCTGCCGAACGACCTCGGCCTGCCGGTCCTCGACCCGGACGCGATGGCCGGCCACGAGCCGACCTCGGACTTCCACCGGCCCGCCGCGGACGACGTCGCCGTACTGATGCTCTCGTCAGGATCGACCGGTACGCCGAAGATCGTGCAGCTCACGCACCGCGGGCTGGTCGAGTTCGCCGCGGGTACGCCGGCGATGCTGCCGGTGCGACCGGGGCAGACGACGTTGAACTGGTTGCCGCTGGATCGCAGCGGGGCGTTCCTGCTGTACCACCTGCTGCCGGTGTTCACCGGGTGCACGAACATCCACGTGAACACGGACTGGGTGCTCGCCAACCCGCTGCGCTGGCTCGACCTGATGGACCAGCACCGGGTCAACCACTCGTGGTCGCCGAACTTCGGATACCGGCTCGCCACTGCGGCGGTGGCGGGGGAGCCGGATCGGCACTGGGACCTGTCGGCGCTGCGCAGTCTGGTCAGCGGCGGCGAGCAGATCACCGTGCCGGTGATGTCCGAGTTCTTGCGCGTGACGAACCGCTTCGGCGTCGTACCGGAGACGTTCGTCGCGGCATGGGGGATGACCGAGACCGTCACCGGGATCACCTTCGCGCGGCCCGGTCTGACGCCGAACGTGCATCGGGTCCGCATCCCACCGACCGGCGTGGTCGAGTGGGTGGACCAGCGGCCGTCGTCCGGGAAGGTCGCCGTCGCGCGCCCCGGGAAGACGCGGACCGAGGTCCCCGGTGTGCTGTCGCTGGTGTCCGTCGGGGCGCCGGCACCTGGTACGACGGTGCGCATCGTGGCACCGAACGGCGCCGTACTGCCGGAGGGGCGGATCGGTCAGCTGCAGGTCGCGTCGGCTCGGGTGACGCCGGGGTACCTCGGCAACCTCGAGGCCGACCGCACCGCGTTCCCGGTCGGCAACTGGCCGGCCCGCAAGTGGCTGGCGACCGGCGACCAGGGCTTCATCACCGGCGGCCAGGTCGTCATCACCGGCCGGGACAGCGAACGCATCATCATGTCCGGCAAGCTCCACTACGCCCACGACATCGAGTCCGTCGCAACGACTGTGGTCGGCGCCGAACACGGCCTGGTCGCGGCCTGCGGCGTAGCGGACGAGGAGACCGGGACCGACCGGTTGGTCGTGTTCTACGCACTCACGCCGGACTCGGTCCCCGGGATGGACCAGGCCATCCGCAGCCTGATCCAGACCCGCCTGGGCCTCCGCGCCGAGGTGGTCGGCGTACCGCGCCGCGACTTCCCGACGACCCCCGGCGGCAAGATCCTCCGCCCCCTCCTGAAACAACGCTGGATCGACGGCACCCTCCTCCAACCCCCCGCCGCCCCCCACGTAGAACCAGCCGGCGCCACCCCCCACTCCGGCCCCACCGGCCAGGGCCCGTCCGCCACCCCCGAGACAACCCCGTACGCCGACGAGGACCCCTCAGAACGCACCACCGAACTCCCGGTAGTCCGCCTGGCGTGGAAACGAGAGCTCCAAAACTCCATCCCCACACCCCCCTCCCGCCCCACCCTCGGCACCCCCACCCCACCCCCCGACCCCGCCAACGCCGCGGCGCAGCCCTCCGCGGCACCCAACGCCGCGGCGCAGCCCTCTGCGGCGCCCAACGTCGCGGCGCAGGCTTCTGCGGCACCCGACGCCGCGGCGCAGGCTTCTGCGGCACCCGACGCCGCGGCGCAGGCTTCTGCGGCACCGAACGCTGCGCTGGCCGACCACGCTGCGACCGCTCCCGCGCCGACCGAGCCCGTCCCACCCGTGGAGTCGCCGGAGTCCGCGACCGCGGCAACCAACCCCCCAGCCTCCGCCGAGCCCGCCGACGCTGCGACGCAGGCCTCTGCGGCACCCAACGCCGCCCCGGCCGACCACACTGCGACAGCTCTCGCGCCAACCGACCCCGCCCTGACCGAGGATTCACCGGAGTCCGCGACCGCGGCGACCGACCCCGCGCCGACCGAGGTTGCCTCGGAGTCGGCCGAGTCCGCGCCTGCGACAACTGAACCCGCGGCGTACGACGATGCGCCGGCCGCCGAGCTTGCCTCCTCCGACCCAGCCGCGGATCAGCCGACCACGGACGAGCCAACCGGGAACGAGGCGACCGCGGACGAGGCGACCGCGGACGAGGCGACCGCGGACGAGGCGACCGCGCACGAGGCGACCGCGCATGACCCGACCGCGGACGAGCCGACCGCGCAGGAATCGGGCGCGGACGAGGCGACCGCGGACGAGGCGACCGCGGACGAGGCGACCGCGCACGAGGCGACCGCGCATGACCCGACCGCGGACGAGCCGACCGCGCAGGAATCGGGCGCGGACGAGGCGACCGCGGACGAGGCGACCGCGCATGACCCGACCGCGGACGAGCCGACCGCGCAGGAATCGGGCGCGTCTGCTCAGCCGGTGTCTGACGGTCCGGCGTCCGACCCGTCGGCGTCTGCCGCGTCAGGTCCTGAGCTGTCTGTTCCCGAGCCCTCGGACGCCGAGCCGCCGACGGCCGTGCTCACCCGTATCGACCCGACCGCAACGAAGGCCCCCGAAGAGCCCTCGGCAGCCTCCGTAGCCGGCGCGGCCTCAACACAAACCACCCGGCACGACCCGGCGCCGACATCCGCCGCCGATGCCATCCCCGCGGACCATCCCGCCGGCGACGCAACCGAAGTACCCGCAACCGAGGCCGCCTCGGCGGACGCCGACTCGGCCGACGCCGCGTCGTCATCCCAGGCACCGACCGACGCCGCAGAGACGCCCGCGCTCAGCGAATTCATGTCGCCCACCGCCGGCCCCGAGACGGCAACATCACCTGCGGCTGAGCCGACCACCGCCGCTGACGCCGAGCCGACCACCGCCGCTGACGCCGCACCTGAGACAGACGGCAATCCGACTGCGGAGACCGCGGAGCCGGTGGAGCCCTCTGCACCTGAAGCACCCGAAGCCACCGCGGAGTCTGCAGGTGAGCATGAGTCGGACCCGACGCAGTCCGGGCAGGCGACGGCAGCATCCGCACCCGAAGCCGCCGTACCTACGACCGAGCCAGAGGTACGCCGGGACCAGCCCGAGCCCGCGCCTCAACACGTCGGATCCGAGCCCGCGCAGTCTTCGTCCGACGCCACCGCAGCACCTGAGCCGAGCCAGGAGCAGTCCGCTTCGAAGACGTCACCCGCAACGGAGAGCAGTGCCACCGCGGCACCTGTGGTACCTGGAGCTGACGCCAAGGCGGACTCGGAGCAGACAGGACCTGCGACAGGAGTCGGACCCGACTCCGAGGCGACTGAAACACCCGCGGCTGAGGCTGAGGTGTCTGCCACCGAATCCGAGACGGTGGCAGACACTGCGTCGGATCACGACGCTGTGGCTGAGGCGACTGATGAGGCTGCCGGGTCCGAGACGGTCGCGGAGGCTACGTCAGATCGCGAGGCCGCGACCGAGCAGACCTCGTCCGACGTCGGCACAGCCGCGATGGACGCTGCGTCCGCGGCGGTCGACGACGTCCAGGAACCAGGCAGCGACGAGTCCACCGTCGCACGTGTCGTTTCGGACGACTCAGACGACGAGCCATCTCCGGAGGAGCAGCCGGCACTGGCCTCGGCCGAGACGCAGGCTGCTGACCTAGAGGACGGCGAGACTGAGCCGACCGCCCCATCCACGAACGCCGACGAGCCGGAGCAGACTGACCGGGCGCAGGCGGAGCAGGACCGCGAGTACGTCGACACGCAGGCGGATGCTGCTGAGGACGACCGCGAGAACGAGGCCCCTTCGGATGAGCAGGCCGCGACCGACTCGAGTGAGGTCGAGTCGGACGGCGTACCCACGGACGCGGATGTAGCCGAGGCGGACGAGGTCGGGGCAGATGAGGTCCGGGCAGACGAGACCCAGGCAGACGAGACCCAGGCAGACGAGGCCGAAGTAGACGAGGCCGAAGTAGACGAGGCCGAAGTAGACGAGGCCACGTCCGGCGAGGTGTCAGAGGTTTCGGATGGCGTGGCGGCGCAGGCTGCGGCGGTCGTGGACGAGGCTTCCGACGGTCAGCACGATGCGGCTGTTGTGGAGGCCGTGGAGTCCGGCACCGGGGAATCCGAGGAAGCTGCTTCCGACGAGGCCGCGGTAGCCGTGTCGGCTGAGGCTGAGGTGACCGCCCCGGGCGAGGCTGGGGCGACCGCGGCCGGCGATCTTGATGCTGCCGAGGCGGGGTCGGCTGAGGGTGCGGACGTCGAGGAAGTCGGTGACGGTGACGCCGAGGTAGCTGCGGTTGCGTCCGCGGCGACTACCGCGCCGGCTGGTGCCACGGAGGCTCCCGCGGAGGCGAGTGCTGCGGTGGCTGCCACAGAGGCGGGTGCCCGCGAAGCTGGTGTCGCCGAGGTCGGTGCGCAGGCGGTTGGTGCCGCAGAGGTCGGTACCCACGTGGGTGCCGACGAGGCTGGTGCTGAGGTGCGTGCCGCAGAGGCTGGTGTTGCGGTTCGGGTCGCGGAGGCCGGTGGGTCGCGGGTGGAGGCCGGTGTGGTGGAGCCGGTGGCTGTGGTGGGGTTGGCTGGGCGGTTCCCCGGGGGTGAGGGGGTCGAGCAGTTCTGGGAGAACCTCGTCGGAGGTGTGGAGAGTGTTCGGCGGTTCTCGCCGGAGGAGGTTGGGCAGGGGGACGGGGCGGTTGCGGTCAGTGGGGTGTTGGAGCATGTCGAGTCGTTCGATGCCAGGTTCTTCGGGCTGAGTGATCGCGAAGCCGAGTTGATGGATCCGGCTCAGCGGTTGTTCCTCGAGGTTTGTCATCAGGCGTTGGAGCATGGCGGGTACGCCGGTACGTCGGGTCGCGTCGGCGTCTTCGCGGGCTCGGGTATGAACCTCTACCACCGTCAGCACCAGTCGCGGGACTCCCTGGCTACTCGGGTCGCCTACCGGCTCGGTCTGACCGGTCCCGCGATCGGTGTGCAGTCCGCGTGGTCGTCGTCGCTCGTCGCCGTACACCTGGCCTGTCAGGCGTTGCGGTCGGGGGACGCGGATCTCGCCCTCGCCGGCGCCGCCGCCGTACAGGTGCCTCAGGCAACTAGTTACCACCCGACGCCGGAGTCGATCCTGTCGCCGAGCGGTCATGTGCGCGCGTTCGCCGCGGACGCCGACGGCACGGTCGGTGGCAACGGCGTCGCCGCGGTACTGCTGAAGCGTCTCGACCAGGCTCTCGCCGACGGCGACACGGTGTACGCCGTGATCCGCGGTACGGCAGTCAGCAACGCCGACGCCCCCTCGGGCAACCAGGTCGAGCTGATCGAGCGCGCGCTCGAGCGGGCCGGGTTCGACGCCGACTCGCTCAGCTACATCGAGGCGAACGGGATCGGCAGCCCGACCGCCGACGCGGCCGAGCTGCGCTCGCTGACCACCGCGCTCCGGAGGCACACCGACAAGGTCGGGTTCTGCACGATCGGCTCGGTGAAGCCGAACATCGGCCACCTCGACAGCGCCGCGGGTATGGCCGGCCTGATCAAGACGATCCTGATGCTGCAGCACCGGATGCTGGTCCCGACGATCAACTACAGCGCGCCGAACCCGTCCCTCGCCCTCGACGGCAGCCCGTTCGTGATCGGCACCGAGGCGCGCGACTGGACGGTCGACGGTACGACGCTCCGCGCCGGCGTCAGCGCGATCGATGCCGGCGGCACCAATGCGCTCGTGATCCTCGAGGAGGCGCCCCGGCAGATCCGCCGCGGCGACGACGGCCCCGTCGTACTCCCGCTCTCCGCGCCGGACCCGGATGCGCTCGCCGACCTCGTCGAGCTGTACCGCACCGATCTCGAACACGGCACCGGCCACCGTCTCATCGACCTCGCCGGTACGGCGGCACTCGGCCGGCCGGCGCACCGGCACCGGATCGCCGTCGCCGGCGGCACCGAGGCCGAGCTCGTCGAAGCGCTCGGGTCCGCGCAGGCCACCGAAGTACCGCGTGGTGGACCCGGCCCGCTGGGCTACGCCTTCACCGGACAGGGGGCCGCGCGCCGCGGTATGGCGGCCGGACTGGCGGCGCGCTTCCCGGTGTTCCGTTCAGTGCTCGACGAGTGCGACCGCGTGTACCACGAGGAGACCGGCGGCAGCCTGCTCGAGCTCCTGCTGACCCCGGCCGCCGGTACTGCGGAAGGCGTGTGGCCGACCGAGACCGCGCAGCCGGCGCTCTTCGCATTCGAGCTCGCACTTGCGCGGCTGTGGCAGTCGTTCGGTGTGCAGCCCGCGCTCGTCGTCGGTCACAGCGTGGGGGAGTACGCCGCTCTGTGCGTCGCGGGAGCGTTGTCGCTGCAGGACGGCGTACGGCTGACCGCGAAACGCGGCGAACTGATGCAGCGCGGGACCGTTCCGGGTGCGATGGTGTCGGTTCGCGCGGACGCCGATCGGGTCCGCGAGATCGCCCGTACCGCCGGCGTGGAAGTTGCTGCGGGCAACGGCCCGCAGTCGTTCGTGCTGACCGGGTCCGAGGTGATCGTCGGGCAGCTCGCAGCCCAGCTGGATCGGCTCGAGGTCGCCTGGCAGCGGCTGGATGTCGACCGGGCGTTCCACAGTTCGTTGGTCGATCCAATACTGGCCGACTTCGCCGAGATCGTCGGCGAGATCACGCTGAAGCCGTTGCGGACGCCGATGGTGTCGAGCTGGTCGGGTGATCTGCTCGAGTCCGGGACCGTGCTCGACGGTGACTACCTGGTCGGGCAGTTGCGCCAGCCGGTGCTGTTCGGGGATGCGGTCGAGGCGGTCACGGCCGCTGGTTGCCGGCGGTTCCTCGAGCTCGGACCGGACGCCGTACTGAGTCCCGCCGGTCGCCGGATCGCGCCGAACAGCACGTGGATCCCGGCCCAACGCCTCGGTCAGGACCCGGTGCTCGCAACGATGAACGGGCTGGCCGAGCTGTACGAGCAGGGCACCGAGATCGCCTGGGCGAAGGTCTACCCGGACGGCGGTCGCGTGCCGTTGCCGACGTACCCGTTCCGTCGCGTGTACCACCCGGTCGACCCGTCGGTGACCGTCGTCGTGGGTCCCGGTACGGCGGTTGCCGGTGACAACAACGCGGTCGCGGCGCGGCAGCCGAACGCGTTCGAACGGGCCGCGCGGGCGCAGTCGCCGGTGTTCGAGCCGCCGTCGAACGCGGCCGTGAAGCGGATCCCGCTCGACCCGCCGACGCAGCCTGTGGAACCCGAGCCGACCGTGGTCGAGGAGAGCGAACGCTCGCCGTTCGCGCTGCCGGCGGAGACGCACGCGATCGACGCGGACTACCTGACGCAGGCCGGGTCGCTGTCCGGGAGCGAGGCCGAGCGGTATCGCGAGTCGCTGAACGTCGTACTCGATTCGACGTGTGAGCAGCTGAACCTCGATCCGTACGACCTGACCGTGGACCACACGTTCGCCGAGCTGGGTGCGACGCCGGCGAAGATGGCTCCGGTCATCGACGAGATCAACAGCCGCTTCGAGGCGGAACTGACACCGGACGATCTGTTCCTGACGTACACGACGCCGCACAAGCTGGCCACCGCGGTGGCCGTCCAGACCGCCGAGCCGGAAGCCGACGAGGAGCCGGTGGAGAACGCCGAGCCGGCGGACGAGGTCGGGGCGGATGGTGTGGCCGCGGGTGAGACTGCCGTCGAGAGTACGGACGAGGTCGAGCAGCCGGCGCACCGGGATCCGCGGGCGGCGTTGGCTGTCCTCGGGTCGGGGCTGGCTGAGCTCGCGGCGAAGGTCGACGAGGCCGCGGCGGCGACCAGCGAGGCCGAGTTGCCGGGGAGCGGGATGGCTGCGCTGATGTCGCAGCAGCTCCGCGTCGCAGGCCAGTTGGTCGACGGCGTCACCCAACTCATGCGCGAACAACTCGCCCTCCTCGGCGACCAGCCCGACGACACCGACCAGCCCAACGACGCCCACCAGGCCGAGGACACCGACCAAGCCGAGGACACCGACCAGGCCAAGGACACCGACCAGGCGGAGCAGACCGAGCCTGCAGTCGAGGAGCCCGGCCGGCAGCAGGATGATTCCTGGGTTGACGACGAACTCGAGCTGACCGCGCAGCGCCAGGCGTCGGCCGACCAGCGCCGCGCCGACCTCGCGTACTGGAACGGCATACTGGCCGGCGCCGAACCGTTGGTGCTCCCAGCGGATCACGTCCGCCCACCCGGTGACGACACAGTTGCCTCGGTCAAACAAGAGCTCGAGGAAGAGCTCGGCGATGCGGTCTTCGCCTTCAGCCGCGAGCGGAAGCTCAGCCCGGTGATGACCATGCTCGCCGCGGTCGCCACGATCCTCGGCCGGTTCGCAGCGCAGGAAGACGTGACCATCGGCTCCGCGCTGACCCGCCCCAAGGGCGACACCTCGACCGCGCCCCGACGCGCTCTGCCGTTGCGCATCGACCTCTCCGGCGAACCTGACCTGGGAGAGCTCGCCCAGCGCGTCCGCGACATCACCGCCGGCGCGTTCGACCACGCCGGCGCGGATCTCGCCGTACTCGAGCGTGACCCGCTCTTCCAGATCGTCGTCGAGTTCGAGGACGGCGACGACGACCTGCCCGCGACGGTCGACCTCAGGTTCCGGCTGACCCACCACGGCGCCGGCATCACGTGTACGGCGGACTACCGCCCCGGACTGTTCGAGCAGTCAACGATCGAGCGCCTGCTCGGCTACCTCGCCGAAGTGTTGCGCAGGGCAACGACCCGGCCGGAGTTCCGGATCCCCGAGCTGGTCGTCCCGATCGAGGACGACCTGCGGGCACTCCGCGAACTCGAGGGTGATGTCGACCCGAGCGGTCCGATCGGCCGGGTACGACGGGATGCGGTCGTCGCCGGCGAGCTCAGCGGACTGCACACCCTGTTCGAGCAGCAGGTCGCCCGTACGCCGGACGCGATCGCCCTCGTCCAAGGCAATCGCGAACTGACGTATGCCGAACTCGACCGCCGCTCGAACGCCGTCGCCTGGCAGCTGGTCGACCTCGGCGTGAAGCCCGGCCAGCTCGTCGCCGTACGCGTTGCTCGCGGCACCGAAATGGTCGTCGCGGTGCTCGCAGTACTCAAGTCCGGCGCCGCCTACCTCCCGCTGGATCCCGGCGTACCGGAGTCCCGCTGGGGGTTCATGGTCCAGGACGCCGCGGCCGTCGCGCTGGTCGGCGACGACGCCGCGCTGGCCGACCGGCTCGGCCTCCGGCTGGTGCCGGTGGCCGCGGCCGACGGCGACCCACGGGCACGACAGGCGCCGCCGGTGCGTGCGGCGGCCGATGATGTTGCCTACTGCATCTACACGTCCGGCTCGACCGGGAACCCGAAGGGCGTCATCGTCCCGCACCGCGGCCCGGTGAACCTGGTCCGGCACTACCTGCGGACCCGCCGATCGCTGCGGACGTTGCAGTGGACGTCGTTCGGCTTCGACGTCCACGTGCAGGAGATGTTCACGACGCTGGCCTCCGGCGCGGCGCTCGTGCTGATCGGCGAGGACGACCGGTACGACCCGGACGCGGTCGTCGCGGCGCTGCGCGATCATCGCGTCGAGCGGTTGTTCATGGCGTTCAGCCCGCTGACCGCGCTGCTGGCGACCATGCGCCGGCTGCCCGAGCTGCCCGCCCTGCGCGAGATCGTCGCGGGCGGTGAGGCGATGGTGCTCACGCACAAGGTCCGCGACTTCCTGGATGCCCATCCGGACTGCCGGCTGTTCAACGAGTACGGCCCGGCCGAAGCGTCGATCGTGACCACGATCCACGAGGTCGACCCGGCCGAGGACCGGCCGTCGATCGGCCGCCCGATCGAGGGTGTCGTCGTACGTCTGCTGGACGCGGCCCTGCGGCCCGTGCCGGTCGGCGCCGTCGGCGAGATCCACCTCGGCGGCGCGGCGGTGGCCCAGGGGTACATCGGGCGCCCCGAGGAGACCGAGCACGCTTTCGTACCGGATCCGGGTCACCCGGGCGCACGCCTGTACCGCAGTCGCGATCTGGGCCGCTGGCGTGCCGACGGCATGCTCGAGTACCTGGGCCGCGCGGACGACCAGGTGAAGATCCGCGGCCACCGGGTCGAGCCCGGCGAGACCGAGCACGTGCTGGCCGATCAGCCCGGTGTGGTCGACGCGGTCGTGGTGGCCCAGGCGAACCCGGGCGGCGACATCTGTCTGATCGGGTACGTCGTCCTCGAGGACAGCGACCCCGCCGTACTCGCGCGGCTGATGCTTGACCTGGGCAAGGAACTGCCGATCTACCTGGTGCCGGCGGACCTGATCCCGATCGAGGAACTCCCGCTGGACGACAACGGCCGGCTGGACCGTAGCCGTCTGCCCGAGCCGGAGTGGCTCAACCCGAAGTAG